The genomic interval CCCGGCTCGGCGAACTGCTCGCCGCCATGCTGGGCCAAGTCGTGGAACGCGGCCCGGACTCGGCGGGCGTAGCGGTCTACGGCGACATGCGGCTGTCACCGCCCGGGCGCGCTGTCGTCTCGCTGCTGGGAGTGACCCCGGAGCAGGCGTCAACGGCCTTGCCGCGTGCGGGGGTTGTCGCCGCCGATGCCGCGACGGTCGTCCACGCGGAGTCGCCGGTCGCCGAGTTGCTCGCCGCCATCGCGACCGCGCTGCCGCAAGCCACCGCCATCGGCTCGGGGGAGGGTTTCGCCGTGCTCAAGGGCACCGGAAATCCCGTCCAGTTGGCGGAGTCGTTCGGGCTCGCCGGAGTGACCGGCTACCAAGGCGTCGGCCATACCCGGATGGCCACGGAATCGGCCGTCACTCCCGAGGGCGCGCACCCCTTCTCCGTCGGCCCCGGCCAATGCCTGGTCCACAACGGGTCGTTCGCCAACCACGCCACCATCCGACGCGAACTCCAGGCCCAGGGAGTGGAGTTCGACAGCGAGAACGACTCCGAGGTCGGCGCCCGCTTCGTCGCCCACCACCTCGCCCGCGGCACCGACCTGGAGAAGGCGTTGCGGCTGCTGTGCGAGCGGTTCGACGGTTTCTACACGCTGTTGGTCTCCACCACCGACTCCTTCGCGGTCGTCCGCGACGCCATCGCCTGCAAGCCCGCACTGGTCGCCGAGACCGATGCCTGGGTGGCGATGGCCTCCGAGTACCGCGCCCTGGACGTCCTGCCGGGCATCGAGAACGCCCGCATCTTCGAACCCGAGCCGGAAGAGGTGTACGTATGGCAGCGCTGACCGGGGCGGAGGTCGCCGACCTCGCGGCCACCACCGTCCGCGAACTCAACCAGGCGCTCCACGCACCTGAACCGGCTCCGGCCTGGCGGGTGTTGAACCCCCGAGGTGCTCACAGCGTCGCCTGCGGACTCAGGGACGAGGTGACCATCGATATCGAAGGCCACGTCGGCTACTACTGCGCCGGCATGAACCAGCGCGCCACGGTCACCGTGCACGGCAACGCCGGAGTCGGTGTCGCCGAGAACATGATGTCCGGCACGGTCAGGGTGCGCGGCGACGCCTCCCAGTCCGCCGGGGCCACCGCACACGGCGGTCTGTTGGTGATCGAGGGCAACGCGGCGGCCCGGTGCGGGATTTCGATGAAGGGCGTGGACATCGTCGTCGGCGGGAACGTCGGCCACATGAGCGCGTTCATGGGACAGGCGGGACGGCTGGTGGTCTGCGGCGACGCGGGTGACGCCCTGGGCGACTCCCTCTACGAGGCCCGGATCTACGTCAAGGGCACGGTCAAGTCCCTCGGCGCGGACTGCGTCGAGAAGGAGATGCGGGACGAACACCTCACGGAACTCGCGGAGTTGCTGAAGGCGGCGGAGTTCGACGAGGACCCGGCCGACTTCCGCCGCTACGGCTCGGCCCGACAGCTGTACCACTTCAAGGTCGACAACTCGACGGCGTACTGAGGGAGTTGTCACCGACATGGACAGGGACAAGGGCAGGTCCAGAGAGAGGGGCATGGGCATGGACTTCGCATCGCACGGCCTGCGCGAGTCGGCCACCTTCGACCGCGCCACCATCCACGCCATCCAACGAGCCGCCGCGACCGGCGTCTACGACATCCGGGGCTGGGGCGCGAAGCGACCCCTCCCGCACTTCGACGACCTGCTCTTCCTCGGCGCCGGCATGTCCCGCTACCCGCTGGAGGGTTACCGCGAGCGCTGCGACACCGGCGTCGTCCTCGGCGCGCGCAACGCCAAGCACCCGCTGCACCTGGACATTCCGGTCACCATCGCCGGCATGAGCTTCGGCGCCCTGTCCGCGAACGCCAAGGAGGCGCTCGGGCGCGGGGCGAGCGCGGCCGGCACCTCCACCACCACCGGCGACGGCGGCATGACCCCGGAGGAACGCGGCCAGTCCAAGCACCTTGTCTATCAGTACCTGCCGTCCCGCTACGGCATGAACCCCGACGACCTCCGCAAGGCCGACGCCATCGAAGTGGTCCTCGGCCAGGGCGCCAAGCCCGGCGGCGGAGGCATGCTGCTCGGCCAGAAGATCACCGACCGGGTCGCCGGGATGCGCACCCTGCCGGTCGGCGTGGACCAGCGCAGCGCCTGCCGCCACCCCGACTGGACCGGCCCCGACGACCTCACCATCAAGATCGGCGAACTCCGCGAGATCACCGACTGGGAGAAGCCGATCTACGTCAAGGTCGGCGCCACACGCACCTATTACGACGTGAAGCTCGCCGTCCACGCGGGCGCCGACGTCGTGGTGGTCGACGGCATGCAGGGCGGTACCGCCGCCACCCAGGACGTGTTCATCGAGCACGTCGGCATCCCCACCCTCGCCGCGATTCCCCAGGCGGTACAGGCACTTCGGGAACTCGGCGTCCACCGCGAGGTCCAACTCATCGTCTCCGGCGGCATCCGCACCGGCGCCGA from Streptomyces sp. NBC_01288 carries:
- a CDS encoding glutamine amidotransferase → MCGIVGLHLREPSLEPRLGELLAAMLGQVVERGPDSAGVAVYGDMRLSPPGRAVVSLLGVTPEQASTALPRAGVVAADAATVVHAESPVAELLAAIATALPQATAIGSGEGFAVLKGTGNPVQLAESFGLAGVTGYQGVGHTRMATESAVTPEGAHPFSVGPGQCLVHNGSFANHATIRRELQAQGVEFDSENDSEVGARFVAHHLARGTDLEKALRLLCERFDGFYTLLVSTTDSFAVVRDAIACKPALVAETDAWVAMASEYRALDVLPGIENARIFEPEPEEVYVWQR
- a CDS encoding glutamate synthase yields the protein MAALTGAEVADLAATTVRELNQALHAPEPAPAWRVLNPRGAHSVACGLRDEVTIDIEGHVGYYCAGMNQRATVTVHGNAGVGVAENMMSGTVRVRGDASQSAGATAHGGLLVIEGNAAARCGISMKGVDIVVGGNVGHMSAFMGQAGRLVVCGDAGDALGDSLYEARIYVKGTVKSLGADCVEKEMRDEHLTELAELLKAAEFDEDPADFRRYGSARQLYHFKVDNSTAY
- a CDS encoding FMN-binding glutamate synthase family protein, whose amino-acid sequence is MDFASHGLRESATFDRATIHAIQRAAATGVYDIRGWGAKRPLPHFDDLLFLGAGMSRYPLEGYRERCDTGVVLGARNAKHPLHLDIPVTIAGMSFGALSANAKEALGRGASAAGTSTTTGDGGMTPEERGQSKHLVYQYLPSRYGMNPDDLRKADAIEVVLGQGAKPGGGGMLLGQKITDRVAGMRTLPVGVDQRSACRHPDWTGPDDLTIKIGELREITDWEKPIYVKVGATRTYYDVKLAVHAGADVVVVDGMQGGTAATQDVFIEHVGIPTLAAIPQAVQALRELGVHREVQLIVSGGIRTGADVAKAIALGADAVAIGTAALIALGDNHPRHDAEYRQLGSAAGYFDDFQDGRDPAGISTQDEELAARLDPVEGGRRLANYLRVLTMEAQALARACGKAHLHHLEPEDLVALTIESAAMARVPLAGTDWIPGTSGAAL